Genomic segment of Parabacteroides pacaensis:
GGATACGATCATTCGTTATATGCCGTATATATTTATAATTCGGAATATGTAGCTATTAAAAATCTGGAAATAATTAATACCGGAAAGGAACGGCTTGGAGGACGGGCCGGTATAAAAGTCCATTTAAATAATTACGGGACTGCACATTCTATTTTATTGAAAGGTTTATATATTCATGATGTAAACGGGAACTTGATAAAGAAAGAAAAAGGAGGAGCCGGAATTTTAATTGTCAATGAAGGAGATATCCCCACTACATTCGACGGCTTGACGATAGAAGATTGTACGATCCGCCGTTGTGAACGCAATGCCATGATTTGGTGGGGATATGCCTCCCGTGATCATTGGTATCCGAACCGGAACGTCGTGGTAAGGAATAATCTTATTGAAGAAGTTCCCGGCGATGGAATTGTTCCTATCGGTTGTGACGGGGCACGGATAGAATACAACATAATGCGAAATTGTACCGAACTCTTGCCTGAAGGTGAATATGCGGCAGGTATCTGGCCATGGAGTTGCGATAATACGCTTATCCAATTTAATGAGGTCTCAGGTCATAAAGCTCCGGGAGACGCACAAGGATACGATGCAGATAATAATTGCAATAATACGCTTATCCAATATAATTATAGCCATGATAATGAAGGCGGATTTTTATTAATATGTGATTCCGGAGAAATGGAAATGCCTGAAAATATAGGAAATAACCATTCTATTATCCGGGGAAACGTCAGTATAAATGATGGAATCCGGGTAAGGAACGGCAATTTTTTTTCTCCGAGTATTCATATCGCCGGCCCGGCAAAAGGTACACTGATTTGTAACAATATTATTCATGTAAATAAAAAGATAGACCCTCGAATGCAGCGATGTTTAATAAGTTTTACTTCTTCCGCCGGAAATGCAGATAGCACTTGGGTCCGGGATAACTTATTTTATGTAGAAGAACCTAGTAGCTTTTCTTTAGGAGGCTCTACACAAAATAAGTTTGAAAACAATTACTATCTCGGGAAGATTGAAAATATTCCTCCGGACAAGAATGCCCGTTATGAGAATGAAGTTTATAGTAGAATGATACAAAAAGATTTGTCAGGCTTTAAAGCATTAAAACCTTTTTTGCAAACAATCCACATGCCGGTCGGTTATATTACTACAGTGGATAAGGAAGCGATTGAATCTTTTTTTAGGAAATAGGAACAGATATCGGATACTCCTTTTAGTGGAGACTTTTATACCTTAGATTTTTTATACGGGTGGATTTCGAGTTGTTTCAAGCATGCTATTGCCGGAATATAGCTTTGAATTCACCCTTTATCATTTAGAGATAAAGCCTGTTTCAACTTTTGGGTTTTAATTCTTAATGTATTAAAATGAGAAACGATTTATTGAATGGTCGACAGTTTAAATCCATCGCATTTAATATATTTGTAGGATATAATAGATTTTATTGAATGTATTCATTATTTTTTATTGATTGACTGAATGTTGTTTAAAAAGACTTTGTTGCCAATGAAAAGACTCTGGCTATTTTTATGGTTAAGCCTTTTTAGTTCTGCTATTTTTGCTCAGGCCGGTTGGAATGAGTATAAAATACGAGCTATTAATAATCAAGAAAAACTTCCCGGAAAGCAAATTAAGCAAATTCTTCAGGATAGTGAAGGATATATGTGGTTTGCTACATCAAACGGATTGTGCCGTTATAATGGTTATACGTTGAAAATGTATAAGTTATCCAATCAAGCTCCCAATCTTCTCCAAAGCAACATTGTGAATACGATGATTGAAGATATCGATCGCCGGATATGGATAGGAACCGAACAAGGAATTAATATTTTAGATCGTACTACAGATAAACTACAAACCATTAGCAATGATAGTTTGCCTAATCCCTATATCCATTGTTTTTTATTGACATCGGATAGCACTTTGTGGGTGGGCACACAGGTAGGATTACTTCGTTATAACAGGAAAAGCAATAATTTTACAGTTTATAAAAATCGTCCTAACGATAGTACATCTATTTGCGGAAATTCAATACGAGCCTTGTTAGAAGATAAAGCCGGTTATATTTGGGTAGCTACGTATGGAAATGGGATTTGCCGATTGGATGGAAAAACCGGAAAGTTCACGCATTATCCATCTGTTACCCTTTTAGATCGTACTAATTATTTATTTCAGGATATGGCTAAAAATATTTGGATCTGTGCCTGGGGAGATGGAATAATAAAAATGGAAAACCGGGAAGATAATCGACATCCTGTTTATACTAAATTCAATACTCATACCGAATATGAATGTATTATTCAAGCTCTACAACCGCTTCCCAATCACGAGCTATTAGTAGGAACCAGCCAAGGAATGTATATATTAGATTCTTCAGGTAATCTGATTCTGGAAAACAAGCATGAAAATAAGTTGTATGCTGCGGCATTAAATGATGATATTAACTATTTATATACGGATAAAGATGAAAATATCTGGATTGCTACCCAGAATTCCGGCGTTTATGTGGCATACCGGGAAAAGACCCCGTTTACAAATTTCCCTGTCAGTTCAATGAAAAATTCTAAGCAGCAGCTTAAGGTAAATGCTTTTTACGAATGGAATGAAGACGAATTATTGCTTGGAATGGATAAAGTGAGCTTTGTATTTTATAATAAAAACACCGGACAAGTTACCAATTATAAAGATATACCTTCCTATGCACAATTATTTCAAGAGTGGCCGGGGAACGTGCAGTTTATTTACAAACATCCCTTTAAAAATGAGATATGGCTGGGCACTCAATTTGGCGGACTTATCGTTTGCCAGGTGAAAAATAATAAGATTATCTCTTGTAAATACTATATGCACCGGTTAGGAAAATCACCGATAGGTACTACGATCAATTGTATTTTGATGGACAGGAATAAGAATTTGTGGATTGGCTCGGACGAAGGAGTAAATATTATTACGGCAACGAATGATACGTTGTCTTATACTACTTATAACCGGATCCAATCGATTTGTCAGGACTATACAGGGGCCATCTGGTTAGGTACTTATTTCGACGGAGTATACCGGCTGCGCCCGGAAGTGGATATCCATAAGCTATCTTTTGAAATTTATAACAATGACAATAAATTGATCAATGGGAATGAAATACTATGTATTTATGAAGATAGCCGTAAAAATTTATGGGTAGGCACAAAAGGATGCGGGCTTCACAAATATAACAGAGAGAAAAATTGGTTTGAACCGGCTCCTAATATGAAAGATATTCCCGGTGATATTATCTTTAATATTACTGAAGAGAAAGGAGTACTTATTCTCGGAACAAATCAAGGATTGGTACTTTATAATCATACCACTTATCAATCGGTGATTTTAGACGATAAAGACGGATTGATGGATAATACTTGTGTAATGAACGGAATGTTCAATACGGGAAGAGGAGAGATATATTACGGTACACCGAAAGGATTTTATGTTTTCAATCCAAACCAAATCGAACATGATTACACAGAAGTAAAGATGATAATAAACGATTTTAAAATTTTTCATCGGTCGTTTGATGATTTACCGGCCCGGAAACAAAAACAATTGGCCGGAAACCTCCATCCGTTATATTCTAAAAATATAACCCTTACTTCCGGAGACAATAATATAGGGATTGAATTTGCCGCTTTATCGTATGTCCACCCGGAAAAGAAAAGATATGCTTATAAATTGGAGGGCTTTGATAAAAATTGGGTATATACGGATGCATCCCAAAGGACAGCATATTATACTAATTTGCCCGCAGGAAATTATACTTTTCATGTAAAAGGCATTAACGATAGCGGAATAGAAAGTAAAGGAGAGGAAATATTTCATATCAAAGTGCTTCCCCCGCTTTATTTAAGCGGATATGCTTATATGCTTTATTTAGTATTCTTTTTAGGGAGTGCCTATTTGTTTTACCGTTTTCACCTATACCGTTTCCGTATGCAGGAAGCAGTAAAAATTGAACAGATCGAACGGGTTAAATCCGAAGAATTAAACCAGTCGAAATTCCGGTTCTTTACAAATATCTCTCATGAATTTTTAACTCCTTTGTCTATTATTAGTTGTTCGTTTGAAGAAATAAAGCGCAATTTCCGGATTGAAGATTTTACCCGTAAGGCAATTGAATCGAATGTGTTTCGTTTAAACAAGTTGATTGAGGAGATATTGGAATTTCGAAAAGCCGAGAATAACCAGTTAAAACTTTCCGTTACTTATGGAGATGTTGCTTCTTTTATTTCCGGTATTTGCCGTGAAAATTTTGCCTTACTGGTAAAAAATAAGCGTATGGAAATGGAAATCTGTTGTGAACCCGAGCACATTGCCGCATGGTTTGATACGGATAAAATAGATAAAATCATGTATAATCTCCTATCGAATGCGGTAAAGTTTAGCTATACGGACGGGCGTGGGAAAATACAAGTCGGCATATATGCACAAGAACAGGTAAGCGAGTTTCAATATAAAAAACTGATTATAAAAGTACGTAATGCAGGAAAAGGAATTCTTGCAGACAAATTGCCTTATATCTTTACCCGGTTCTATGAAACAGGATATAAACAGTCGGAAAAGAGAGGAAATGGCATAGGACTTGCTCTTACAAAAAGTTTAGTTGAATTACATAAGGGAACCATTTCCGTAACCAGTCAGGTAGAAGAATGGACAGAATTTATAGTCGCTCTTCCTATCTATAAGGAAGCTTTTTCTGTAGATCAAATAGATAAAGAACAGGAAGAAACTGCAAATGTGTCTTTTCTTGGACAAAATACGGAGCCTTTCCTTGTAGAAAACCATTCCGAAAAGAATGTATCTGTTTTATTTGTTGAAGATGATAGCGAGTTAAGAACTTCATTAAGCCGTTTACTTTCGGAAAAATATCAGGTAGTTGCCGCATCAAACGGATTGGAAGGGTTGGAAATAGCTTGCCGTATGAATCCGGACCTTATTATTAGTGATGTAATGATGCCTAAAATGGATGGCTTTGAACTATGTAAGAAAATTAAGGAAAACGAAAATACCAGCCATATTCCCGTTATCCTGTTAACTGCCAAGATCGATGGAAGCGACCATTTAGCCGGGTTAAAAAGCGGAGCGGATACTTATATCACCAAACCGTTTAATTATACGATCCTGGAAGCTCAGATAGAAAACATGCTATCTAACAGGAAACGAATGGTAGACAAATTCCGTTCTAGCCCCTTAACTCAAGCTATTGATGTGTCTATGACTTCTTATGAAGAGAAATTTCTTGCTACTGCCATAGAGGTCGTAAAGAAAAATATAGAAGATCCTGATTTCGATGTAAAAATGTTTACGGAACAAATGCAAGTTTCCAGCTCTATGTTATATCGTAAATTGAAAGCCCTTACCAACCTTTCACCTAACGAGTTTATCCGGAATATCCGGCTAAAGGCTGCGGCTGCTCTTTTAAAAGAAAAGAAAGGGAATGTTGCGGATATTGCTTTTCAGATCGGATTTAAAGATGCCCGTTATTTTAGCGTATGCTTTAAAAAAGAGTTTAATATGACTCCTGGAGAGTATATGGAAAGAGGCTGAAATAAAAGTTTGTAAATTTCTTGTATATCCTGATTTTTATATAACTTTGCGTCCGAATTGACGTGGACAGATTTGTATGCTTGCAACCACAGAAAAAAATGCTAAAAAACAAAAACT
This window contains:
- a CDS encoding right-handed parallel beta-helix repeat-containing protein; translation: MKQVRGIRKKSLAFFLIIIFGVCSFSIKCLTSCSRTYYFDSTAGNDDNKGTSPKDAWKSLSKTKTLTLRAGDKILLKKGETFTGELHITGVGSPERPIIVDAYGDKGNDPCIIGYDHSLYAVYIYNSEYVAIKNLEIINTGKERLGGRAGIKVHLNNYGTAHSILLKGLYIHDVNGNLIKKEKGGAGILIVNEGDIPTTFDGLTIEDCTIRRCERNAMIWWGYASRDHWYPNRNVVVRNNLIEEVPGDGIVPIGCDGARIEYNIMRNCTELLPEGEYAAGIWPWSCDNTLIQFNEVSGHKAPGDAQGYDADNNCNNTLIQYNYSHDNEGGFLLICDSGEMEMPENIGNNHSIIRGNVSINDGIRVRNGNFFSPSIHIAGPAKGTLICNNIIHVNKKIDPRMQRCLISFTSSAGNADSTWVRDNLFYVEEPSSFSLGGSTQNKFENNYYLGKIENIPPDKNARYENEVYSRMIQKDLSGFKALKPFLQTIHMPVGYITTVDKEAIESFFRK
- a CDS encoding hybrid sensor histidine kinase/response regulator transcription factor; translated protein: MKRLWLFLWLSLFSSAIFAQAGWNEYKIRAINNQEKLPGKQIKQILQDSEGYMWFATSNGLCRYNGYTLKMYKLSNQAPNLLQSNIVNTMIEDIDRRIWIGTEQGINILDRTTDKLQTISNDSLPNPYIHCFLLTSDSTLWVGTQVGLLRYNRKSNNFTVYKNRPNDSTSICGNSIRALLEDKAGYIWVATYGNGICRLDGKTGKFTHYPSVTLLDRTNYLFQDMAKNIWICAWGDGIIKMENREDNRHPVYTKFNTHTEYECIIQALQPLPNHELLVGTSQGMYILDSSGNLILENKHENKLYAAALNDDINYLYTDKDENIWIATQNSGVYVAYREKTPFTNFPVSSMKNSKQQLKVNAFYEWNEDELLLGMDKVSFVFYNKNTGQVTNYKDIPSYAQLFQEWPGNVQFIYKHPFKNEIWLGTQFGGLIVCQVKNNKIISCKYYMHRLGKSPIGTTINCILMDRNKNLWIGSDEGVNIITATNDTLSYTTYNRIQSICQDYTGAIWLGTYFDGVYRLRPEVDIHKLSFEIYNNDNKLINGNEILCIYEDSRKNLWVGTKGCGLHKYNREKNWFEPAPNMKDIPGDIIFNITEEKGVLILGTNQGLVLYNHTTYQSVILDDKDGLMDNTCVMNGMFNTGRGEIYYGTPKGFYVFNPNQIEHDYTEVKMIINDFKIFHRSFDDLPARKQKQLAGNLHPLYSKNITLTSGDNNIGIEFAALSYVHPEKKRYAYKLEGFDKNWVYTDASQRTAYYTNLPAGNYTFHVKGINDSGIESKGEEIFHIKVLPPLYLSGYAYMLYLVFFLGSAYLFYRFHLYRFRMQEAVKIEQIERVKSEELNQSKFRFFTNISHEFLTPLSIISCSFEEIKRNFRIEDFTRKAIESNVFRLNKLIEEILEFRKAENNQLKLSVTYGDVASFISGICRENFALLVKNKRMEMEICCEPEHIAAWFDTDKIDKIMYNLLSNAVKFSYTDGRGKIQVGIYAQEQVSEFQYKKLIIKVRNAGKGILADKLPYIFTRFYETGYKQSEKRGNGIGLALTKSLVELHKGTISVTSQVEEWTEFIVALPIYKEAFSVDQIDKEQEETANVSFLGQNTEPFLVENHSEKNVSVLFVEDDSELRTSLSRLLSEKYQVVAASNGLEGLEIACRMNPDLIISDVMMPKMDGFELCKKIKENENTSHIPVILLTAKIDGSDHLAGLKSGADTYITKPFNYTILEAQIENMLSNRKRMVDKFRSSPLTQAIDVSMTSYEEKFLATAIEVVKKNIEDPDFDVKMFTEQMQVSSSMLYRKLKALTNLSPNEFIRNIRLKAAAALLKEKKGNVADIAFQIGFKDARYFSVCFKKEFNMTPGEYMERG